In one Flavobacteriales bacterium genomic region, the following are encoded:
- a CDS encoding NfeD family protein: MSEFLFFQWHWWAAVAIVLLIAEIFVPGFWLFCVSIGCLAASAGAAAGAGPIGQLILCASAALLSFFTLRPLLMKRMWKGPEVRTNVDALVGQRGRVSQDFEPGLRLGRVAVGGDDWRAECINDRALRTGDLVEVVRVDSNTLVVKPADA, encoded by the coding sequence ATGAGCGAATTCCTCTTCTTCCAATGGCACTGGTGGGCCGCCGTGGCCATCGTGCTGCTCATCGCCGAGATCTTCGTACCGGGCTTCTGGCTCTTCTGCGTGAGCATCGGATGCCTTGCCGCTAGCGCAGGCGCTGCCGCCGGTGCCGGCCCCATTGGGCAGCTCATCCTCTGTGCATCTGCCGCACTCCTCTCCTTCTTCACGCTGCGACCGCTGCTGATGAAGCGGATGTGGAAGGGGCCCGAAGTGCGCACCAATGTGGACGCCCTCGTCGGGCAGCGCGGGCGGGTCAGCCAGGATTTCGAGCCGGGCCTCCGGCTTGGCCGCGTGGCGGTGGGCGGGGATGACTGGCGCGCCGAGTGCATCAACGACCGTGCACTGCGCACCGGCGACCTGGTGGAGGTGGTGCGCGTGGACAGCAACACCCTGGTCGTGAAACCCGCTGATGCCTAG
- a CDS encoding SPFH domain-containing protein has translation MTDLIIPVLLVVFVLVIIAKGVRIIQQSEAMVIERFGKYRTTLTAGFNVIIPVFDKPREIVFRFTRDLPDGNKYVQFQRRQRIDLRETVYDFPRQNVITKDNVMTEINALLYFQITDPVKAMYEIENLPLAIEKLTQTTLRNVIGELDLDETLTSRDTINMKLRTILDEASNKWGVKVNRVELQDINPPRDIREAMEKQMRAERDRRAQIIDAEGSKRAAVLQAEGIQQSQITQAEGQKQSQILEAEGDAQARIRRAQGEAEAIRLVAEAVAGGKGDPTNYLIAMKYLETLKEMTSGQGNKVVYIPYEASGVLSSVGGIKEMLDMNRKG, from the coding sequence ATGACCGACCTCATCATCCCCGTACTCCTCGTCGTCTTCGTGCTCGTCATCATCGCCAAGGGCGTGCGCATCATCCAGCAGAGCGAGGCCATGGTCATCGAGCGCTTCGGCAAGTACAGAACCACGCTCACCGCCGGCTTCAATGTCATCATCCCGGTATTCGACAAGCCGCGTGAGATCGTCTTCCGATTCACGCGCGACCTCCCCGACGGCAACAAATACGTGCAGTTCCAGCGCAGGCAGCGCATCGACCTGCGCGAAACGGTGTACGATTTCCCGCGCCAGAACGTGATCACCAAGGACAACGTGATGACCGAGATCAATGCGCTGCTCTACTTCCAGATCACCGACCCGGTGAAGGCGATGTATGAGATCGAGAACCTCCCGCTGGCCATCGAGAAGCTCACGCAGACCACATTGAGGAACGTGATCGGCGAACTGGACCTGGATGAGACGCTCACGAGCCGTGACACCATCAACATGAAGCTGCGCACGATCCTGGATGAAGCCAGCAACAAATGGGGCGTGAAGGTGAACCGGGTGGAGCTTCAGGACATCAACCCCCCGCGCGACATCCGCGAAGCCATGGAAAAGCAGATGCGCGCCGAGCGCGACCGGCGCGCGCAGATCATCGATGCCGAGGGCAGCAAGCGCGCCGCCGTGCTTCAGGCAGAGGGCATCCAGCAGAGCCAGATCACACAGGCCGAGGGACAGAAGCAGAGCCAGATCCTGGAGGCCGAAGGCGATGCGCAGGCCCGGATCCGCCGCGCGCAGGGCGAAGCCGAGGCCATCCGGCTGGTGGCCGAGGCCGTGGCCGGCGGCAAGGGCGACCCCACCAACTACCTCATTGCCATGAAGTACCTGGAAACGCTGAAGGAGATGACAAGCGGCCAGGGCAACAAGGTCGTCTACATCCCTTACGAGGCCAGCGGCGTGCTCAGCAGCGTGGGCGGCATCAAGGAAATGCTGGACATGAACCGGAAAGGGTGA
- a CDS encoding dihydrofolate reductase — protein sequence MKRSRTFLFLLPAVALLHACGQPEKPSRINSETVSPSDSGFYEADEFADIRVLRYQIPGWDQLTLQQKQLCYYLNMAGLAGRDIMWDQNYRYNLRIRRAIEAVLLNYNGERSGTEWEAFETYAKQVFFSNGIHHHYSNDKHEPAFSRTWFEQALAESGVKLAPEAMEAIFNPEVDAKKVSLDASKDLVLASAVNFYGEDVSQGEVEQYYAAKEAIGTDEPLSYGLNSKLVRNASGQLEERTYRVGGLYGPALEESVKWLEKAMGVAENEAQRKALGLLIEYYRTGDLKVWDDFNVAWVKDVESTVDYILGFVEVYNDPMGKRGSYEAIVEVNDPVATKNMEVIMRNAQWFEDNSPLLPQHKKKDVVGITYRFINTVGEAGDASPSTPIGVNLPNANWIRAKHGSKSVSLGNISDAYDKSSGSSTLEVFCHDAKEIELAKAHGALAGKLHTALHEVVGHASGQLEPGVGETDATLKSYASTLEEGRADLVALYFVMDPKLVELGVMPSLEVGMAEYDSYIRNGLLVQLRRIKPGKDIEEAHMRNRMWVSAWAYERGKADSVIVKVVRDGDTYYDIRDYDKLRNIFGELLREVQRIKSQGDYKACQALVETYGVKVDPAIHAEVLRRAEQIRTKPYAGFIQPEMEAVTGADGSITDVKVTYPKDFLGQMLRYAERHSFLPDEN from the coding sequence ATGAAGCGTTCCCGAACGTTCCTGTTTCTCCTTCCGGCCGTCGCGCTCCTGCATGCCTGCGGACAGCCGGAAAAGCCCTCCCGGATCAACTCCGAGACCGTCTCCCCCTCAGACTCCGGCTTTTACGAGGCCGACGAGTTCGCCGACATCCGGGTGCTGCGCTACCAGATTCCCGGTTGGGACCAGCTCACGCTCCAGCAGAAGCAGCTGTGCTACTACCTGAACATGGCCGGCCTTGCGGGCCGCGACATCATGTGGGACCAGAACTACCGCTATAATCTGCGCATCCGTCGGGCCATCGAAGCGGTGCTGCTCAATTACAATGGCGAGCGCTCGGGTACGGAGTGGGAGGCCTTCGAGACCTATGCGAAGCAGGTGTTCTTCAGCAACGGCATCCACCACCACTACAGCAATGACAAGCATGAGCCGGCCTTCTCCCGCACCTGGTTCGAGCAGGCCTTGGCCGAGAGCGGCGTCAAGCTGGCGCCCGAGGCGATGGAGGCCATCTTCAATCCGGAGGTCGATGCCAAGAAGGTGAGCCTCGATGCCTCCAAGGACCTGGTGCTCGCCAGCGCGGTCAATTTCTATGGCGAGGACGTCAGCCAAGGGGAGGTGGAGCAGTACTATGCGGCGAAGGAGGCCATCGGGACCGACGAGCCCCTGAGCTACGGACTCAACAGCAAACTGGTGCGCAACGCCAGCGGCCAGCTGGAAGAGCGTACCTACAGGGTCGGTGGGCTCTACGGCCCTGCGCTGGAGGAAAGCGTGAAGTGGTTGGAGAAGGCCATGGGCGTAGCGGAGAACGAGGCCCAGCGCAAGGCCCTGGGGCTCCTCATCGAGTACTACCGCACCGGCGACCTGAAGGTGTGGGACGATTTCAATGTGGCCTGGGTGAAGGACGTGGAGAGCACGGTGGACTACATCCTCGGTTTCGTGGAGGTGTACAACGATCCCATGGGCAAGCGCGGCAGCTACGAGGCCATCGTGGAGGTGAACGATCCGGTGGCCACCAAGAACATGGAGGTGATCATGCGGAACGCCCAGTGGTTCGAGGACAACAGCCCGCTGCTGCCCCAGCATAAGAAGAAGGATGTGGTGGGCATCACCTACCGCTTCATCAATACCGTGGGCGAGGCCGGCGATGCCTCACCCAGCACCCCCATCGGGGTGAACCTGCCCAATGCCAACTGGATCCGCGCCAAGCACGGCAGCAAGAGCGTGAGCCTGGGGAACATCAGCGACGCCTATGACAAGAGCAGCGGCAGCAGCACGCTTGAGGTGTTCTGCCACGACGCGAAGGAGATCGAGCTGGCCAAGGCGCACGGCGCGCTGGCCGGCAAGCTGCACACCGCGCTGCACGAGGTGGTGGGTCATGCCAGCGGCCAGCTGGAGCCCGGCGTTGGCGAGACCGATGCCACGCTGAAGAGCTACGCCAGCACCCTGGAGGAGGGCCGCGCCGATCTCGTGGCCCTCTATTTCGTGATGGACCCCAAGCTCGTTGAGCTGGGCGTGATGCCGAGCCTGGAGGTGGGCATGGCCGAGTACGACAGCTATATCCGCAACGGCCTGCTGGTGCAGCTGCGCCGCATCAAGCCGGGCAAGGACATCGAGGAGGCGCACATGCGAAACCGTATGTGGGTGAGCGCATGGGCCTACGAGCGCGGCAAGGCCGACAGCGTGATCGTGAAGGTGGTGCGCGATGGCGACACCTACTACGATATCCGCGACTACGACAAGCTGCGCAATATTTTCGGCGAGCTGCTGCGGGAGGTGCAGCGCATCAAGAGCCAGGGCGACTACAAGGCCTGCCAAGCTCTGGTGGAGACCTACGGCGTGAAGGTGGACCCCGCCATACACGCCGAGGTGCTGCGCCGCGCCGAGCAGATCAGGACCAAGCCCTATGCGGGCTTCATCCAGCCCGAGATGGAGGCCGTCACCGGCGCGGACGGCAGCATCACGGATGTGAAGGTGACCTATCCGAAGGACTTCCTCGGGCAGATGTTGCGCTATGCCGAGCGCCACAGCTTCTTGCCGGACGAGAACTGA